Proteins from a genomic interval of Eulemur rufifrons isolate Redbay chromosome 10, OSU_ERuf_1, whole genome shotgun sequence:
- the RPL32 gene encoding large ribosomal subunit protein eL32, protein MAALRPLVKPKIVKKRTKKFIRHQSDRYVKIKRNWRKPRGIDNRVRRRFKGQILMPNIGYGSNKKTKHMLPSGFRKFLVHNVKELEVLLMCNKSYCAEIAHNVSSKNRKAIVERAAQLAIRVTNPNARLRSEENE, encoded by the exons ATGGCCGCCCTCAGACCCCTCGTGAAGCCCAAGATCGTCAAAAAGAGGACCAAGAAGTTTATCCGGCACCAGTCAGACCGATATGTCAAAATTAAG CGTAACTGGCGGAAACCCAGAGGTATTGACAACAGGGTTCGGAGAAGATTCAAGGGCCAGATCTTGATGCCCAACATCGGTTATGGGagcaacaagaaaacaaagcacaTGCTGCCCAGTGGTTTCCGCAAGTTCCTGGTCCACAATGTCAAGGAGCTGGAAGTGTTGCTGATGTGCAACAA ATCTTACTGTGCGGAGATTGCTCATAATGTTTCCTCCAAGAACCGCAAAGCCATTGTGGAAAGAGCAGCCCAGCTGGCCATCAGAGTCACCAATCCCAATGCCAGGCTGCGcagtgaagaaaatgaatag